In Neoarius graeffei isolate fNeoGra1 chromosome 9, fNeoGra1.pri, whole genome shotgun sequence, one genomic interval encodes:
- the asb1 gene encoding ankyrin repeat and SOCS box protein 1 isoform X1, with protein sequence MADGGNAVEAEVDDDEPPTMSYPLITVSDLPSSTTAARDEPTSPKGRNLKEWLQEQFCDKPLEQCEDMRLHNAAYVGDLDTIRTLLQEDSFKERINEKSVWCCGWLPCTPLRIAATAGHGDCVDFLINHGAEVDLVDVKGQTALYVAVVNGHLDCVRILLEAGADPNGSRHHRSTPLYHAARVGRVDILQELIRFNADVDVDHQLGPRPLFSARTLSTLVVCPLYISAAYHHLHCFRLLLEAGANPDYNYTGPVSREALNRGLASCLLDAVLRHGCEPTFVRLLLEHGADPLLVPWEEPDPDMMGRVRVNPEALNIYQEARKCPERLTHLCRIAIRQVMGKHRLRHISSLPLPDSIKNFLLHRDFCSLS encoded by the exons ATGGCTGACGGTGGGAATGCTGTGGAAGCGGAAGTAGATGATGATGAGCCGCCCACCATGAGCTACCCCCTGATCACTGTGTCTGACCTGCCCAGCAGCACCACAGCAG cacGAGATGaaccgacttcaccaaaag GCCGTAATCTGAAAGAATGGCTTCAGGAGCAGTTCTGTGACAAACCTCTGGAGCAGTGTGAGGACATGCGTCTGCATAATGCCGCCTATGTGGGAGATTTGGACACTATCAGGACCCTGTTGCAGGAAGACAGCTTCAAAGA ACGGATCAATGAGAAATCTGTGTGGTGCTGTGGCTGGCTGCCCTGCACGCCTCTGCGCATAGCTGCTACTGCTGGCCATGGTGACTGTGTGGACTTCCTCATCAACCATGGGGCCGAGGTGGACCTGGTGGACGTCAAGGGTCAGACAGCTCTGTATGTGGCTGTGGTTAACGGACACCTGGACTGTGTTCGGATCTTGCTGGAGGCAGGGGCAGACCCAAACGGCAGCAGACACCATCGCAGCACTCCTTTATACCACGCAGCCCGGGTGGGCAGGGTGGACATCCTACAGGAACTGATCAG GTTCAATGCTGATGTGGATGTGGACCACCAGCTGGGACCGAGGCCTCTGTTCAGTGCCCGCACCCTTTCCACACTAGTGGTGTGTCCTCTCTATATCAGTGCTGCCTACCATCATTTACACTGCTTCAGGCTGCTCCTGGAGGCCGGAGCCAACCCAGATTATAACTACACTGGCCCCGTGAGCCGTGAAGCGCTGAACAgaggcctggcctcctgcctgctgGACGCTGTGCTTCGACATGGCTGTGAGCCTACTTTTGTTAGGCTGCTGCTGGAGCATGGCGCTGATCCACTACTCGTGCCATGGGAGGAACCTGACCCCGATATGATGGGAAGAGTGCGCGTCAATCCTGAGGCCTTAAACATCTATCAAGAGGCCAGGA AATGTCCAGAGAGGCTGACTCATTTGTGTCGTATAGCCATTCGGCAGGTGATGGGCAAACACCGCCTGAGGCACATCTCCAGCCTTCCTTTGCCTGATTCTATCAAGAATTTTCTGCTCCACAGAGACTTCTGTTCCCTTTCATGA
- the asb1 gene encoding ankyrin repeat and SOCS box protein 1 isoform X2, with the protein MADGGNAVEAEVDDDEPPTMSYPLITVSDLPSSTTAGRNLKEWLQEQFCDKPLEQCEDMRLHNAAYVGDLDTIRTLLQEDSFKERINEKSVWCCGWLPCTPLRIAATAGHGDCVDFLINHGAEVDLVDVKGQTALYVAVVNGHLDCVRILLEAGADPNGSRHHRSTPLYHAARVGRVDILQELIRFNADVDVDHQLGPRPLFSARTLSTLVVCPLYISAAYHHLHCFRLLLEAGANPDYNYTGPVSREALNRGLASCLLDAVLRHGCEPTFVRLLLEHGADPLLVPWEEPDPDMMGRVRVNPEALNIYQEARKCPERLTHLCRIAIRQVMGKHRLRHISSLPLPDSIKNFLLHRDFCSLS; encoded by the exons ATGGCTGACGGTGGGAATGCTGTGGAAGCGGAAGTAGATGATGATGAGCCGCCCACCATGAGCTACCCCCTGATCACTGTGTCTGACCTGCCCAGCAGCACCACAGCAG GCCGTAATCTGAAAGAATGGCTTCAGGAGCAGTTCTGTGACAAACCTCTGGAGCAGTGTGAGGACATGCGTCTGCATAATGCCGCCTATGTGGGAGATTTGGACACTATCAGGACCCTGTTGCAGGAAGACAGCTTCAAAGA ACGGATCAATGAGAAATCTGTGTGGTGCTGTGGCTGGCTGCCCTGCACGCCTCTGCGCATAGCTGCTACTGCTGGCCATGGTGACTGTGTGGACTTCCTCATCAACCATGGGGCCGAGGTGGACCTGGTGGACGTCAAGGGTCAGACAGCTCTGTATGTGGCTGTGGTTAACGGACACCTGGACTGTGTTCGGATCTTGCTGGAGGCAGGGGCAGACCCAAACGGCAGCAGACACCATCGCAGCACTCCTTTATACCACGCAGCCCGGGTGGGCAGGGTGGACATCCTACAGGAACTGATCAG GTTCAATGCTGATGTGGATGTGGACCACCAGCTGGGACCGAGGCCTCTGTTCAGTGCCCGCACCCTTTCCACACTAGTGGTGTGTCCTCTCTATATCAGTGCTGCCTACCATCATTTACACTGCTTCAGGCTGCTCCTGGAGGCCGGAGCCAACCCAGATTATAACTACACTGGCCCCGTGAGCCGTGAAGCGCTGAACAgaggcctggcctcctgcctgctgGACGCTGTGCTTCGACATGGCTGTGAGCCTACTTTTGTTAGGCTGCTGCTGGAGCATGGCGCTGATCCACTACTCGTGCCATGGGAGGAACCTGACCCCGATATGATGGGAAGAGTGCGCGTCAATCCTGAGGCCTTAAACATCTATCAAGAGGCCAGGA AATGTCCAGAGAGGCTGACTCATTTGTGTCGTATAGCCATTCGGCAGGTGATGGGCAAACACCGCCTGAGGCACATCTCCAGCCTTCCTTTGCCTGATTCTATCAAGAATTTTCTGCTCCACAGAGACTTCTGTTCCCTTTCATGA